The sequence CTTCGGAGGCGAGGCCCCCCGGACGACAAGGCCGAACAAGACCGTCGATGCCACGACCAGCAGAAGTCCCTTGACCGCGAAGCTGCCGATAGGGGTGCCCGGCGTTATAAAGGAGCGGACCAGGGAGATGATCCCGACCAATACCAGCAGCATACTGAGAAATAAGGGAAAGTAGGCCGGACCCATCTTGAGGGCCGTGCCGATATGATAGTCCCCGACCAAGGCGATAATAATAGCTCCTGATCCGATGGTGATATAGATGAGACCGGTCAGGAAGTCTTTGATACTGCGAATGGGTGAGGTCAAAAGGCCCTCCCTTTAGTCGGCGTAAATACCGGCTTTCTTGATGATCGGTGCCCACTTGTCGATCTCGGCCTTAAGGTGGGTCCGCAGCGCCTCCGGGGTGGCCCTGTTTTCGGCCACCGGTTCGGTACCCAATTCGGCAAAGCGCTGTTTAACCGTGGCATCTTTCAATGCCTCCTGCAAGGCCTTGGCAAGTTTATCAATGATTTCCTTGGGCGTGCCCTTAGGGGCATATAAGGCGTGCCGGACGGCAACTTCAAAATTCGGCAACCCGGCTTCGTGCATGGTTGGGACGTCCGGCAGCGAAGGGACCCGCTTCTTGGTGGTCACCCCGTAGACCTTGATTTTGCCCCCCTTGATCTGACTGGTCGTGTTGGTGGTCTGGTCGCACATAAAGTCCACCTGGCCCCCCAAGAGGTCGTTCATGGCCGGACCGGTGCCTTTGTAGGGGATGGTGGTCAGGTCCGTCTGTAAGGCGGTCATGAAGAGCATGCCGCAGAGGTGCGAAGCAGCACCCAGACCGGCGTTGGCGTAAGTGACCTTGTCCTTGTTGGCTTTCACGTAGGCGATCAATTCTTTGAGGTTTTTGGCCGGAAAATCTTTCTTGGCCACCAGGGTCATGGGGACATCGGTGACCAGGCCGATAGGTTCGAAGTCGGTGATCGAATTATAGGGAAGTTTGCGATAAAGAGCGGGGGCTGTGGAGTGGCCGATATGGTGCATGAAAATCGTATAGCCGTCCGGGGCCGTCCGGGCCACCCGGGCCGCCGCAATAGTGCCCCCGGCACCGCCGACATTTTCTATGATAATCTGGGATTTAAGAGATGCGCCCATGGCCCGGGCGACCAGCCGGCCGACGGTATCCGTCGGGCCACCGGCTGAGAAGGGGATAATCATGGTGATCACTTTGGTCGGATACTGTTGGGCGTAGACCTGTGATGCACCGATTAATGCCAGACCAATGAGCATTCGGAAAATAATTTTGCCAATCATGAATAACCTCCATTTCCAATGATTTTTTAAACTAAGTATAAAGACGGGCCTTTATAAATCCAGCAATTAAATAGCAAGAGACATGCCAATAGGGGCAAATGAGGTGCCTGCCCTTTAACCTTCTATTTTTATTGATAACTCCGGTTTTGCTTCTTACAGGTGTTCCATTCGTTAAACGAAAATCCATAAAAGTTCCCGGTTGGCCGGCTGGAAAACCGTACGGAATATTCAACGGATTATAAATAAAGGACCCATAAAAAGTATTGACGTCAATAATATGCTTAATCGGAAAAGGGCTTCCCTGTCAAGATAAAATAAAAGGCCCATCCCCCTTATGCGGGGATGGGCCTTTTATATAGCTTATAGAATAATTATTTATCTGCGGGTATCAGCGAAAATCTGCGTCCTGATTAAAATATCCGTCTTTAATGAATCGAGGCGCTGTTGGGATCCAGCTTAACGGAAATCGCGATCTTATACAAGAGGGTAAGGACTAAAAATCCGGTGGCCCAGACCCCCAGAGCGATAAAGATTTCCGGTAAGGTCGGGGCATATTCGGTGATGTGCTCCAAGGGAGAGGGCATAAAACCGGTGACCACCAGGGTGAGACCTTTTTCAATCCAGAGAGAGCCGAAGACCCCGATACAGGCCGCCACCAGCCAGGCGTTGCTTTTTCGGGCCAGCGGCAACAGGAGGATAAGGGCCGAAAGGCAACCCGCCACCACCGATATCCAGGTCCAGGCCACATATTTGTTATGGCCTTCCAATCCGAAGAAGAGATACTGGAAGGCGTGCTTGTGGCCAGGAATGTTGCTGTAAAAAGCGGTAAAGAGCTCCAGGAGGACGAAGAAAATACTGGCCAGTATAGCGTAGGTCACAATATTTCTTAATTTATTAATGGCCTCCTGTCCGGCATCAAAGGTGGATAATCGTTTCACCAAGAGGGCCAATAGAATCAAAAAGGCCGGACCGGCGGCAAAGGCCGAGCCTAAAAAACGGACGGCCATGATCGCCGTCAGCCAGAAATGCCGGCTGGGCATACCGGCGTACAGGAAGGCCGTGACCGTGTGGATACTGATGGCCCAGGGAATGGATAAATAGATAAGCGGCTTGACCCACTGGGGGGGCGCAACCGCCTTTCGCTCGGCAGCCAGCACATTCCAGCCGATTAACAGATTCAGGAGCAAGTAGATGTTTAAAACGAGAAAATCCCAAAAGAGAATCGAGTTGGGCGTCGGATAAAGAATGATATTCAAGAGCCGATTGGGATATCCCACGTCCACCGTGACGAACAAAATGCACATAACCACCGAAGCGATGGCCAGGAATTCGCCCAGGATGGTAATCTTCCCAAAGACCTTCACATCGTGCAGATAGTATGGCAAAACCAGCATGACCGCCGAGGCCGCGACCCCGACCAGAAAGGTAAACTGGGCGATGTAAAACCCCCAGGAGACATCCCGGCTCATACCGGTGATTCCCAACCCCTCATTATACTGATAGAGATAACAGGCAAAGCCGATACCGATAAAAATCAGCAAAAAGATAATCCAGCTAAAATAAGTCTTGGTTCCCGACAGGGCCTTTTCAAACATAATCACCTCATACTAAGAAATAAACATTCGGTTGGGTTCCCAAAGAAGGTTTACGTCGAATCGAATAATTTTCCTTAAGGAGCTTCCTGACTTCTGAATTAGGGTTATCCAGGTCGCCGAAGGTCATGGCCCCGTTGCTGGCCTCCGCACAGGCCGGATAGAGGCCTTTGGCGATCCGTTCTTCACAGAAATTACACTTCTCCACCACCCCTTTGGACCGGGTGGGATATTCCGGGTTGGTGGGTTCCTTGAGGAACTTGCGAGGGTCCCGCCAGTTAAAACTCCGGGCACCATAAGGGCAGCCGGCCATACAGAACCGGCAACCGATGCAGCGGTGATAATCCATCATGACTATACCGTCAGGGCGTTTGAAGGTGGCCTGGGTGGGACAGACCCGGACGCATGGGGGATCGGTACAATGGTTGCAGAGGACCAGAAAGGACTTATGGGCCATGCTTTCCGGCAGGAATTGATTCTGATCATCGGGAAAGGCGTTCTCATACTTCTCCGTCCAGATCCACTTGATTTCCTGCCGCACATTGGCCACCTTGGGGACATTATGGGTCTTATTGCAGGCGTCGATACACCTTTGGAAATCTTCCGGGGTTTTGAATTTTCGGGTGTCGATGACCATGGACCATTTCTTCCCTTGCGACAGGGGTGCCCGGGCCTGGGCCTCTATGGCACCAGGCTTAAGGATCTCGAAGGCGGCCTGGCCCCCGAGTCCCCAGAGGGAAGCGATCCCGGCAATCCTTAAAAATTCTCTTCTGTTGATGCCCATCACTTGGTCTCCTTTGGTGCAATATGGCAGTCCCAGCAGAACGGTTTTACCTCCATATAATTATGGCACTGATCACAAAACTGGGTTTTGTTGGAATGGCATTTCATACAGCCATTCTGAAGACTTTTTTCAAAAACCCTCCCGTCCGCCGCAGTATATAATCGTTTATAGTCTCCCCGGACCACTTCGTGGCGCCATTCATCCAAAATCTTCATATGGGTGGTTTTCATGGTCGCTTTGGGTTCGAGGCACTTTTTTTCCTTCATCTGCCTAATAACCGGTGTATCTATTTTGGGGTCCGGCTTGGCAGCCGCCTTTCCCAGATTGTACCAGAGAGGAAAGGTGACCAGAATCACAAAAACAATAATCATCGGAATGATCTTATTTTCATCGTACATCATTCTTCATTCTCCTCCTCGGCTTCTCCACCCAAAGGTTCACCGCGTAAATCGGTGGTCCGTTCGATCTCCCCATCCATAACCAGGGCATTGGCCACCAGTTCATGCAGGCCGGTGACCCCGACCTCCGGCGCCCAATATTCCATCAAGGTGCTTAATGCCGCCCGGTCTATGGCGCAGATGTTGGCCAGCATGTTGACCCCGTGTTTGTCCTGCACGTAACGAACGGCATTGGCCCTGGGGAACCCGCCCCGCATCCGGAGTTCCATATTCTCCCCGGCATTCAGGCCAGAGCCGCTGCCGCAACAGAAGGTCTGTTCCCGGATGGTCCCCTCGGGCATCTCAAAAAAATTATTACAGACACTCTGAAGGACGTATCGGGGCTCTTCAAAAAAGCCCATCCCCCGGGCGGTATTGCAGGAATCGTGGAAGGTCACTTTCAGGTGATCGTTTCGGCTGGGATCCAATTTTAACTTGCCGTTTTTAATCAAGTCGGCCGTGAATTCGACCAGGTGGACCATCTTGGTGGAAGTGGCATTTTCAAATCTGGTCCCGGTAATCGGGGATACCGGCACTTCCAGAAAGTCGGCCGGGCCGTTCATGGTATCCATGTACTGGTTGACGACCCGCCACATATGGCCGCATTCGCCGCCCAGGATCCATTTAACCCCCAAACGTTTGGCTTCGGCATACATCTTGGAATTGAGCCTTTTCATCATTTCATGGGAAGTAAAAAACCCGAAATTCCCTCCCTCGGAGGCATAGGTACTCCAGGTATAATCCAGTCCCAACTGATGGAACAGCATCAGATACCCCATACAGGTAAAAGTACCCGGATCGGCGAAGACGTCTCCCGATGGGGTGACGAAGAGGATCTCGGCCCCTTTCCGGTTAAAACTGGGCTCAGGGCGGATCCCGGTGACCCCTTCGACCTCATCCAGGAAAAAATCGATCATATCCTTAAAGGCATGGGGCTCGATGCCCAGGTGATTCCCTTTCCGGAAACAGTTGGCTACCGGTCCGGCGATCCAGTCGATATTCAGGCCTACCAGGTTCAACAGCTCCCGGCCGATAATCGTTACTTCGGCCGTGTCGATGCCGTAAGGGCAGAAAACAGAACAGCGCCGGCATTCGGTGCACTGGAAAAAATAACTCCACCATTCTTTCAGGACCTCTTCAGTCAGATCCCGGGCCCCGACCATTTTCCTGAAAATCTTGCCAGCCGTGGTGAAGTCCCGGCGGTAGACCGACCTTAAAAGCTCGGCCCGGAGGACCGGCATATTTTTGGGATCACCGGAACCGATGAAGAAATGGCATTTGTCGGCACAGGCCCCGCAACGGACACCGCCCCCCAAAAAGATGTGAAAACTTCGAAACCGGCTGATCCGCTCCCGGATTCCTTCAATGATAATCGCTTTCCAATTATCGGGTAATTTCCAGTCTTGATCCAAGGGATTCCAGGCCCTGGGATTGGGCAGCCCCACGGCCTCTAAATTTTTAGACTGGCCGGCATAACAATAGGTTCCGGGTTTTATTTCCGCCGGGGTATTCATCCAGCCCTTAAAGAACGGGGGGGAATGTTTTATCCGGGATAATTCTTCAGGAGTTGGGACATTTTTGACAGCCATATTTACTCCTTCTCCACTGGAATTCCAGCCTCAATCATTTTTTCTTTAAACTCTTCTTCGTATTCATCGTAGGTATGGACCTTTACCGGGTAATTCCAGGGATTGATGTGCCTGACCATCCGGTTATTATTGGCCATGATTCTCGTCGGACTCAGGAAGACCCCCCCTAAATGAACCAGCTTGCTGAAAGGGAAATAGGCCAACAGACAACTGACCAAAAACAGGTGCATATAAAAAAGGACCCCGATCCCCTGGGGGAGAACGGGGTGAAAAGTCACCAACCCCAGGACTAATTGCTTGGCACTGACGATATCTACCTTGAGCAGATAGCGCATCAGGATTCCGGTTATGGCAATGGCCATGATCAGCAACAAGGGGAAATAATCCGTGGGTAATGAGATGTATCGGACGGTAGGGATATAAATTCTTCGGAGGAACAGATAAGCGGCGGCGGCTAATAAAATGACCCCACTCAAAAACAAGGCCGGAAGCATCAGGCCCGGCAAAGGACCGATCCCGGCCTGCATAAATCCATCCAGGGCCTCGATGAGCGTAACGAAAGCCGGGACCGGTTCGGTAAAAAACCGGAGGTGCCGGATCAGGACCACCAAAAAGGAATAGTGGAAGAGGATAGCCGACAGCCAGAGCCACTTTTCCCATTCATAAGTGACCCGGGGTCCTTCTCGATATTCCATGGTACTGTTTCGGAATAGGGAACGAAAGAGGAAGATCTCCAAAACCATTCTTCCAAATACGCCTGCAGCGGTAGAGGGGTTCTCCAGTTTGTTGGGTTTGATCCAGGGGAGAGTCTTCTGCTGACCGGCCGTGGTGGGAATGCGGAAAGGGACCGCTGAAAAGGACCACAGGAGCAATCGCCCCACAACCCCCGCCAGAAAGGTGATCATGGCCAGGTAAGGAATAACTACCCCGAACAAAACCTGCAGGTTGGCCACCTGCATCCCCACGAAGGGGATGAAAACGAGAACCAGTACCGTGATGAAGGATAAGATAATGCCCGATATAAAATTCATGAAAGTCTACCTCTCCTCAATTAGGTTTGGCCCTGAAACACTTGACTAAAATTCGGATTGCGGATTGCGGATTGCGGAATATTTAAACAACTCGCCAAAAAGTCGTCCACTCTGCCATTCACGGCAAACCCCGGATCAGTTTCATGATCGGAACCGGATGGTTGTTAATTCCGCAATCCGAAATCTAAAATTATGCCGGGCCCGCCTCCGCTGGTTCTTCCACGACCAGTTTGGCCCTTCGAAGCAGCCGGACGGTCCGGTTATTAATCTCATTGGCTTTGAGATCGTAAATCTTTTCCCGGCACTTCATAAATATATCAAATGCCAAAAGGGCTACGGCGTCTATTCTGGACTCTAATGCTAAAAGGTCTCTCCCTGCCCGGCTTTCTTGAATTTCCTGCTCCAGTTCCTCTCTGAACACCTGTTTCAATAAAAAGATGAAGGCCAAAGCCTGGGAGGCCGAGAGATCTTGAACGGCCCGTATACGAATAATATTTTCAAGAAAAGGCCGCAGGGTTTCGAGGTCTACCCCTTTAAAAAGACCATCCAGGACGGGTTCAATCTCCTGGGAAAGGATATATCCCACCGGGTTGGCAAAACGATTCTTTTTATTTTTTAAGAATCTGGCGGTCTCTTCGGGGTAAGTCTCAATAGTCAGATCAAACCATTTGTTTAGAATGGCCGTCTTTCTATCGGCATAGAGTTTTTCCAGGTCCATAAAGGTGATTAAAGGTGACGAGTGACGGGTGACGAGTGACAAAGAAAAACCCGTCACCCGTCACTATCTTTTACTCGTCCTATTGACCTGTAGTTATACGCAACCGGTCGGTTTAGGAAGGCCGGCCATCTTACAGGCCCCTTTTCCAGGTCCGGAAGGGAACAATTCATAGATGTATTTGAGCTTGTATCCGGTAACCTTGGATAAAATCCGGACCATGGGGGCGATTCCGTTTTTTTTGTAATAATCTTGCAGGATATTAATCACTTTCCAATGTTCTTCGGTCAGCTCTTTGATTCCTTCGGATTCCTTTACGTAATCGACCCACTCCCGGGCCCAGCTATTGAAATCATCGATAAAACCATCTTCATCAACGCTAAAGGTTTTTCCTTTAAATTCAACGGTAGGCATGCTTACATCCTCCTCGTAAAATATTTTTTTGTGGCCAATAAATGACCTATTTTCTCTAAAATGTCAAGGGGATTTTATCTGTTTTCCCCTAAATTTATAAGGTCAAAGCTGTATCCTTGTGGATAACGGTCTTAAGCCGCTTCCCTCAAGGGGGGTCTCAAGCGGCGGAGAACCTTCGGTTCTACGGAGCTTATATTCTTTAGACTGCTCCACCAGGGCCGGGGCCCAGCCCGGGGTCCCTAAGGCATGGAGATGGGTATAGGTGGCCAGAACATTTTTATAAACAATCCCTTCCCCCACCCCATCCAATCCAAACCCTTTGATCATTTTAAAAACCGGGGCAATTCGGCAGGAGTCCCAGTCCAAAACACGGGAATAGTGGAACTCATGGCCTTTGAGAACCATGCCCACCGGGAAAAATGGGTTTTCTTTCCGGACCTTGAGCGTGGTATAGCCATGGCCTTGCGGTCTTTTCTCGAGGACAAAGGCTAAAGGCAGGGTTCCGACCATGGGATAAGCCTCACCCTGGTAAATCAAGGTCTTCCCTAAATACATCAACCCCCCGCATTCGGCATAGACCGGCAGCCCCTCTTCGATGGCCTCGTTCAAGGCCAATCGAAATGATGCGTTTTGAGCCAGCATAAGGGCCTGGGTTTCAGGAAACCCTCCCCCGATATAAAGACCATCCAAGCCTGGCGGAAAGGCCCCTCCCAGGGCATTTAAAAAGACCAGTTTGGCCCCGGCCTTTTCCAGGGCCTCCAGATTTTCCGGGTAATAAAATTGAAAGGCTTCATCCTGGATGACGCCGATCAACGGATTAGAAGAAGAAGTACCGGCCTTTTTTGAGTAAACCGGATGGAGCGTGAAGGACTTCATCGCCGGGGCATCAAAAGCCAGGGTCCTGAGACTATCCAGGTCTAAATAATTTTCCGCTAAATTTTGGGCGGAATGCACCGCTTTACCCACTTCGGGATGCTCCTGAAAAGGCAGGAGCCCTAAATGGCGTTCCGGAAAATGAGAGGACGGCATCCGCGGAATAGCGCCTAAAATGGGGAGACCGCAATACTGTTCAATGGACTTCCGAATGATGGTTTCATGCCTGCTCCGGGCAATATGATTCAAGACAATCCCTTTCAAACTCAGGGCCGGATCAAACTGCTGGCAGCCGAGGATCATGGCCGCTACGGTGCGGGTGGTCTTGGTACAATCTACAATCAATACCAAAGGGGTTTTTAACATCTTGGCCAGCTCGGAGGTGCTATAGGTCCCTTGAGGGTTAATTCCGTCATACAAACCACGATTGCCTTCAATGAGGGACAATTCCCCGGCTTGGGCCCTCTGTTGAAAGGAATGGTGAACGGTTTTCTTTCCCATCAAAAAAGGGTCCAAATTAAAACACGGGTGGCCGGCTGCCATAGCCAACCACCCGGCATCAATATAATCCGGTCCCTTTTTAAAAGGAACAACCTTCAAGCCACGGGCCATCCAAGCCGCCAAAATTCCCATTGAAATGACGGTTTTTCCCGATCCCCCCCGCAGGGAGGCCATCATGATGCGGGGTAGACCCATTTTCCCAACTTCAACTTCAAAATTGCTTTTTAAGGCAGGAACACCCTGTTGAAAGGGGCTATTCCTCCCCTTCCTCAGCGGCGCCTTGTTTACCGGCCCCTTTAATGCCATACAGGGTGGTGCTTCCGCTGGACCAGTACTCCAGCATCCCCTGCTGAACCATATTATTGACTAATTTATTGACTTCCCTGGCCTTCCAATCGGGCAGCATGGCATAAAAATCTTTCAGATAAAATTTGGATTTGCCCTTTTTCTTTTCCAGGCCATCCATAACAATTTTTTGGGCTTCGGCGACTTCCATTCTCAACCTCTTTCTTTTTGAGTTTTAAGTTTGGAGTTTTGAGTTCGGAGTGAGGAGACTGGCAAGTCTTTGCTCCGAACTCAGCACTCCGAACGCTTAACGTTTTTTTTCAAATTAGGCCGTAAACTTGAACTGAGAAGTCTGCCGCCAGGTATAATAAGCCGGATCACGGAAATCATCAATCAGGTGATGGGTAAAATCCAGACCGGTTTTTTCAAAAAACTTTTCCCAGCCGATCCTTTCGGCCCATTCCCCTAACCGCTCGTATTTCTTGGCATCCGCGGCATAGACCTCAACGATATTGCGAATACAATCGGTAGTCTCCGGCCAACGGGGTACATTATTGGGCAGGAAAGCCACCACCACCTTGGAAAACTTGGGGGCGCTGATCCGGTTGGAGACCTTCCCGCCGACCATGATCACGATTCCATCCCCATCGGCATCGGCCAGGGGCATGGCCGGACACATGGTATAGCAGTTTCCACAGAACATGCAGCGATCCACGTTGACCGCTACGGCCTGGGCATCCGTTCCATCCGGTTTTTTGATCTTGGCCGGTTTAATGGCCGCGGTCGGACAGGCGGCTATGGCCAAGGGAATTTCACAGACCTTATCGATCACCTCGGCATCGATCATGGGCGGTTTGCGGTGATAGCCCAGGATGGCGATGTCGGAACAATGGACGGCCCCGCACATATTCAAACAGCAGGCCAGGGAAATTCGGACCTGGGCCGGCATCCTCATACTGGTAAAATCATCAAACAAGTCATCCATGACCGCTTTGACCACGCCGGAGGCATCGGTCGCCGGGGTATGGCAATGGAGCCAGCCCTGGGTATGGACGATGTTGGTAATCCCGGCGCCGGTCCCGCCAACGGGAAATTTAAACCCTCCCCCCGGCTGTTTACGGCTCAGAAGATCCTGTTTTAAGGGTTCGACTTTGGATTGGTCATCGACCATGAATTCAACATTATTACGGGTGGTAAAGCGAAGGTAGCCGTCGCAGTGCTTGTCGGCGATGGCACACATCTCCCGGATATGGGAAATACTCATCACCCGGGCCCCGCCGACCCGGACGGTGAAGACCTTGTCCCCGCTTTCCGCCACATGGACCAGGACCCCGGGTTCTAAAATTTCATGGTAGGCCCATTTTCCAAAGTTATTCTTTATGACCGGAGGAAGGAATTCCTCATAACTTTTCGGCCCGATATCGGTAATTCTATCCTTTAAAGGATTTGATGGATCATAAGGCATCGGTAGTTACCTCCTATCTCTGATGATACTTGCGATATTCTTTAATGTCTCGGTCGAACCCGCCCTCAACTTCTTCCGCTTTCCAGAAGATATAAGGATTGGTCCTGGGTTCCTTAACCATTTGAGGAAGCGGCTTCAATTCCATGGCTTCCAAAAGCTTCTGGAACCCTTTCCTCTTGATTAATTCTCCGAGACGTTCCCGGTTCTTGCCCTCTTCCATCCAATAATCCCAGAGTTTCTCGATAAGCTCTTTGATTTCAGTATAGGGCGGTTCGGCTTTAATAAAAGGAACCAGCAGGGAACCCATCTGGGCGCCGTCCAGGATGGGGGCCTTGGCCCCGACCAGAATGGACAATCCCGTATCTTCGCCGATCCGTAAGGCCCGAGGCATGACATTGATGCAATGCATACAGCGGGTACATTCGGGGTTGAAGATTTCCAATTGTTTCCCATCCCAGGCCATACAGTTGGTGGGACAAAGGTCAATGACTTCTTTCTGGATATCAAAGGCCCCCCAATCGCGTCCGGAATGGGCACCGGCATTGGGTTTTAATTCCCCGGCCACATAGGCGGCAACGGCCTTCTGATCGATCCGGATATTGTCCTTCCAGGTCCCGATAAAGGACATGTCGGATCGGGCAATGGAGGCCACACAGCAATTCGGACAGCCGTCAAATTTAAATTTAAATTTATAGGGGAAGGCCGGACGGTGCAGATAATCCTGATATTCGTTGGTCAGGTCAAAACAGAGGGCCTGGGTGTCATAACAGGCATATTCACAGCGGGATTTCCCCAGACAATCGGAAGTCGTCCGCAGGTTTGATCCTGAACCGCCGAGATCTTGGCCGATATCATGGGTCAGTTCCCAAAAGACCTCTTCCAATTGAGGCGTATGGGTCCCTAAAAGGATGATATCGCCGGTGGAACCATGCATATTGGTGATCCCACTGCCCCTTCTTTCCCATAAGTCACAAATCTTCTCCAAATACTCGGTGGAGTAATATTTACCGCCCGGTTGATTGACCCGGATGGTATGGAAATGGGCTACTCCAGGAAACATTTCCGGTTGATCGCAGTACCTGCCGATAACGCCCCCCCCATAACCGAAAACGCCGACGATTCCGCCGTGTTTCCAGTGGGTGCGTTTGTGCACGTAGGTCAGTTCCAGAACGCCCAGGATATCATCACAAACATCTGCGGGGATCTGGAAGTCAACCCCTTTTTCATTCTTGGCCCGAGATTCTGCTTCTCGTTTTATATCGCTTACAAAACTCGGCCACGGCCCGCTTTCTAATTGATCCAGCAGGGGTGTTTTGTGCTTCATTAGTATAACCTCCCATTCTATAGTGATAATAATTTATTACTGGTAACGATAAGGTATTAACGCCCTTAAGGGCTTATTGAATTCGGCCCACCACCTCCCCTCGG comes from Deltaproteobacteria bacterium and encodes:
- a CDS encoding tripartite tricarboxylate transporter TctB family protein; protein product: MTSPIRSIKDFLTGLIYITIGSGAIIIALVGDYHIGTALKMGPAYFPLFLSMLLVLVGIISLVRSFITPGTPIGSFAVKGLLLVVASTVLFGLVVRGASPPK
- a CDS encoding tripartite tricarboxylate transporter substrate binding protein BugD, which codes for MIGKIIFRMLIGLALIGASQVYAQQYPTKVITMIIPFSAGGPTDTVGRLVARAMGASLKSQIIIENVGGAGGTIAAARVARTAPDGYTIFMHHIGHSTAPALYRKLPYNSITDFEPIGLVTDVPMTLVAKKDFPAKNLKELIAYVKANKDKVTYANAGLGAASHLCGMLFMTALQTDLTTIPYKGTGPAMNDLLGGQVDFMCDQTTNTTSQIKGGKIKVYGVTTKKRVPSLPDVPTMHEAGLPNFEVAVRHALYAPKGTPKEIIDKLAKALQEALKDATVKQRFAELGTEPVAENRATPEALRTHLKAEIDKWAPIIKKAGIYAD
- the nrfD gene encoding polysulfide reductase NrfD; this encodes MFEKALSGTKTYFSWIIFLLIFIGIGFACYLYQYNEGLGITGMSRDVSWGFYIAQFTFLVGVAASAVMLVLPYYLHDVKVFGKITILGEFLAIASVVMCILFVTVDVGYPNRLLNIILYPTPNSILFWDFLVLNIYLLLNLLIGWNVLAAERKAVAPPQWVKPLIYLSIPWAISIHTVTAFLYAGMPSRHFWLTAIMAVRFLGSAFAAGPAFLILLALLVKRLSTFDAGQEAINKLRNIVTYAILASIFFVLLELFTAFYSNIPGHKHAFQYLFFGLEGHNKYVAWTWISVVAGCLSALILLLPLARKSNAWLVAACIGVFGSLWIEKGLTLVVTGFMPSPLEHITEYAPTLPEIFIALGVWATGFLVLTLLYKIAISVKLDPNSASIH
- a CDS encoding 4Fe-4S dicluster domain-containing protein yields the protein MGINRREFLRIAGIASLWGLGGQAAFEILKPGAIEAQARAPLSQGKKWSMVIDTRKFKTPEDFQRCIDACNKTHNVPKVANVRQEIKWIWTEKYENAFPDDQNQFLPESMAHKSFLVLCNHCTDPPCVRVCPTQATFKRPDGIVMMDYHRCIGCRFCMAGCPYGARSFNWRDPRKFLKEPTNPEYPTRSKGVVEKCNFCEERIAKGLYPACAEASNGAMTFGDLDNPNSEVRKLLKENYSIRRKPSLGTQPNVYFLV
- the dsrJ gene encoding sulfate reduction electron transfer complex DsrMKJOP subunit DsrJ is translated as MYDENKIIPMIIVFVILVTFPLWYNLGKAAAKPDPKIDTPVIRQMKEKKCLEPKATMKTTHMKILDEWRHEVVRGDYKRLYTAADGRVFEKSLQNGCMKCHSNKTQFCDQCHNYMEVKPFCWDCHIAPKETK
- a CDS encoding (Fe-S)-binding protein, with protein sequence MAVKNVPTPEELSRIKHSPPFFKGWMNTPAEIKPGTYCYAGQSKNLEAVGLPNPRAWNPLDQDWKLPDNWKAIIIEGIRERISRFRSFHIFLGGGVRCGACADKCHFFIGSGDPKNMPVLRAELLRSVYRRDFTTAGKIFRKMVGARDLTEEVLKEWWSYFFQCTECRRCSVFCPYGIDTAEVTIIGRELLNLVGLNIDWIAGPVANCFRKGNHLGIEPHAFKDMIDFFLDEVEGVTGIRPEPSFNRKGAEILFVTPSGDVFADPGTFTCMGYLMLFHQLGLDYTWSTYASEGGNFGFFTSHEMMKRLNSKMYAEAKRLGVKWILGGECGHMWRVVNQYMDTMNGPADFLEVPVSPITGTRFENATSTKMVHLVEFTADLIKNGKLKLDPSRNDHLKVTFHDSCNTARGMGFFEEPRYVLQSVCNNFFEMPEGTIREQTFCCGSGSGLNAGENMELRMRGGFPRANAVRYVQDKHGVNMLANICAIDRAALSTLMEYWAPEVGVTGLHELVANALVMDGEIERTTDLRGEPLGGEAEEENEE
- the dsrM gene encoding sulfate reduction electron transfer complex DsrMKJOP subunit DsrM, with the protein product MNFISGIILSFITVLVLVFIPFVGMQVANLQVLFGVVIPYLAMITFLAGVVGRLLLWSFSAVPFRIPTTAGQQKTLPWIKPNKLENPSTAAGVFGRMVLEIFLFRSLFRNSTMEYREGPRVTYEWEKWLWLSAILFHYSFLVVLIRHLRFFTEPVPAFVTLIEALDGFMQAGIGPLPGLMLPALFLSGVILLAAAAYLFLRRIYIPTVRYISLPTDYFPLLLIMAIAITGILMRYLLKVDIVSAKQLVLGLVTFHPVLPQGIGVLFYMHLFLVSCLLAYFPFSKLVHLGGVFLSPTRIMANNNRMVRHINPWNYPVKVHTYDEYEEEFKEKMIEAGIPVEKE
- a CDS encoding RsbRD N-terminal domain-containing protein; this encodes MSLVTRHSSPLITFMDLEKLYADRKTAILNKWFDLTIETYPEETARFLKNKKNRFANPVGYILSQEIEPVLDGLFKGVDLETLRPFLENIIRIRAVQDLSASQALAFIFLLKQVFREELEQEIQESRAGRDLLALESRIDAVALLAFDIFMKCREKIYDLKANEINNRTVRLLRRAKLVVEEPAEAGPA
- a CDS encoding TusE/DsrC/DsvC family sulfur relay protein → MPTVEFKGKTFSVDEDGFIDDFNSWAREWVDYVKESEGIKELTEEHWKVINILQDYYKKNGIAPMVRILSKVTGYKLKYIYELFPSGPGKGACKMAGLPKPTGCV
- a CDS encoding cobyrinate a,c-diamide synthase, coding for MGLPRIMMASLRGGSGKTVISMGILAAWMARGLKVVPFKKGPDYIDAGWLAMAAGHPCFNLDPFLMGKKTVHHSFQQRAQAGELSLIEGNRGLYDGINPQGTYSTSELAKMLKTPLVLIVDCTKTTRTVAAMILGCQQFDPALSLKGIVLNHIARSRHETIIRKSIEQYCGLPILGAIPRMPSSHFPERHLGLLPFQEHPEVGKAVHSAQNLAENYLDLDSLRTLAFDAPAMKSFTLHPVYSKKAGTSSSNPLIGVIQDEAFQFYYPENLEALEKAGAKLVFLNALGGAFPPGLDGLYIGGGFPETQALMLAQNASFRLALNEAIEEGLPVYAECGGLMYLGKTLIYQGEAYPMVGTLPLAFVLEKRPQGHGYTTLKVRKENPFFPVGMVLKGHEFHYSRVLDWDSCRIAPVFKMIKGFGLDGVGEGIVYKNVLATYTHLHALGTPGWAPALVEQSKEYKLRRTEGSPPLETPLEGSGLRPLSTRIQL